A genomic segment from Amphiura filiformis chromosome 10, Afil_fr2py, whole genome shotgun sequence encodes:
- the LOC140162971 gene encoding protein N-lysine methyltransferase METTL21D-like, giving the protein MSAPMEDKNLFERLLECKNEKILTIKQSYIGDVGCVVWDAALVLSKYIESKGFSDRFGEIKGKKVVELGAGTGAVGLVAATKGALVKITDLADFIPLMQMNIDCNQDVLEGPATAMELKWGGDVSKFLPHPNLILMSDCIYYMEALDGLVKTMDDLSNKDTHILCCYEERTIGQNVEAQRKFTKLVEAIFTVNEVPLAEQDAEYRSMDIHILHLMKR; this is encoded by the exons ATGTCAGCGCCCATGGAagataaaaatttatttgagcgTCTACTTGAATGTAAGAATGAGAAGATTTTGACCATCAAACAAAGTTACATTGGCGATGTTGGTTGCGTAGTATGGGATGCTGCTTTAGTGTTATCAAAATATATAGAATCAAAGGGGTTTAGTGATAGATTTGGTGAAATAAAGGGAAAGAAAGTGGTCGAGTTGGGAGCAGGCACGGGAGCAGTGGGTTTGGTAGCTGCTACAAAAGG GGCTTTGGTTAAAATAACAGATTTGGCAGACTTTATACCACTCATGCAGATGAATATAGATTGCAATCAAGATGTTCTTGAGGGACCAGCAACAGCCATGGAGCTGAAATG GGGTGGAGATGTCAGTAAATTTCTTCCTCATCCAAACTTAATACTGATGTCTGACTGTATTTATTATATGGAG GCACTAGATGGCCTTGTGAAAACCATGGATGACCTTAGCAACAAGGACACCCATATACTATGCTGTTATGAAGAAAGAACTATTGGTCAAAATGTAGAAGCACAGAGGAAGTTCACAAAG CTCGTGGAAGCCATATTCACTGTAAATGAAGTTCCGTTGGCAGAACAAGATGCTGAATATAGAAGTATGGACATTCATATTTTACATTTGATGAAGAGGTAA
- the LOC140162970 gene encoding N-acetylglucosaminyl-phosphatidylinositol de-N-acetylase-like — translation MDISTLILFYIVFSLIIYTLLLQRKKTRSVTKTTKNVLIVTAHPDDECMFFSPTILHLNSTPNVNVHILCLSSGNFYGLGHLRKKELVASCHVLGIRPMNVAVVESEALQDNADIFWDPSAVSKCILHYIKRINAHMLVTFDEGGVSGHRNHASCYRAVQKLVNERKLPDRIKAYSLVSVFIVRKYISLLDLPFCVLTASKMYISAPSDIWRAQRAMRAHGSQYVWFRILYIVFSRYMLVNTLEKISAC, via the coding sequence ATGGATATATCAACTCTAATCTTATTCTACATAGTATTTTCGCTAATAATCTATACCTTACTACTGCAACGCAAGAAGACCAGATCGGTCACCAAAACGACTAAAAATGTTCTCATCGTAACTGCTCATCCGGATGATGAATGCATGTTCTTTAGTCCTACTATACTCCACCTGAACTCAACTCCAAACGTTAATGTTCACATATTGTGCCTTTCTTCGGGGAACTTTTACGGATTAGGTCATCTGCGGAAAAAAGAACTTGTCGCAAGCTGCCACGTCCTTGGAATACGACCGATGAACGTGGCAGTGGTGGAAAGCGAAGCGCTCCAAGACAATGCGGATATATTTTGGGATCCTTCTGCGGTGTCTAAATGTATTCTACATTATATTAAACGGATCAACGCGCATATGCTGGTCACATTTGACGAGGGCGGTGTAAGCGGGCATCGCAATCATGCATCATGCTATAGAGCCGTTCAAAAACTAGTAAATGAAAGAAAATTGCCAGATCGTATTAAAGCATACAGCTTagtcagtgtttttattgtaagaaAATATATTTCTCTATTGGATTTGCCATTTTGTGTGCTGACAGCTTCTAAAATGTACATTTCCGCACCCAGTGATATTTGGCGAGCGCAAAGGGCAATGAGGGCGCACGGTTCGCAGTATGTTTGGTTTCGTATTCTGTACATTGTCTTCTCACGGTATATGCTTGTAAATACATTGGAAAAAATAAGTGCATGTTAA
- the LOC140162969 gene encoding RAD52 motif-containing protein 1-like: protein MASSLEIIEFKRPDESEKNLYVTGISKKLSEQEVHEHLYQLFSSYGALYDVVVNVSEPCSTETQPASTEGDVPGVSSSTNQAFGNGYYAYVKFYSSQAALNAILAISGRYILKGQLLKVKFGRSYKPAEEPVNLSFNKCCELASYYLGFNGWCSKILSVQEDKDDPVPNTVRFIGQVMIEVRGHSMQSEGVGLGEFTYNPQDVMSRMTAIHRAKKLAYMRACQSAFGKLLLVVLPNGKVAVEVDCTQSNRLDFATDEELQGVVKVNQLEPPVEEGQVPEDSVQGTDNLDDINAQLLLDLQADID from the exons ATGGCATCATCTCTAGAAATAATTGAATTCAAAAGACCTGATGAAAGCGAGAAGAATCTGTACGTTACTGGGATCAGCAAGAAACTTTCGGAACAAGAAGTGCAC GAACACCTCTATCAACTGTTCTCATCTTATGGTGCTTTATATGATGTTGTTGTGAACGTATCAGAGCCCTGCAGTACTGAAACTCAGCCTGCATCCACAGAGGGCGATGTTCCAGGTGTGTCGTCATCAACCAATCAGGCATTTGGTAATGGTTATTATGCATATGTTAAGTTCTACTCTTCTCAAGCTGCGTTGAATGCCATTTTAGCAATTAGCGGAAGGTACATTTTGAAAGGACAGCTACTTAAG gtcAAATTTGGAAGATCTTACAAACCAGCAGAAGAACCAGTGAACTTGAGCTTCAACAAGTGTTGTGAATTGGCCAGTTATTATCTGGGATTCAACGGATGGTGTAGTAAGATCTTGTCG GTACAAGAAGACAAAGACGACCCTGTTCCAAATACTGTGCGTTTTATTGGTCAGGTTATGATAGAGGTCAGAGGTCATTCTATGCAAAGCGAAGGTGTAGGATTGGGAGAATTCACATACAATCCTCAAG ATGTTATGAGTCGTATGACCGCCATCCACAGAGCAAAGAAACTAGCCTACATGAGAGCTTGTCAAAGTGCATTTGGTAAACTATTGTTAGTAGTCCTACCCAACGGTAAAGTTGCAGTAGAAGTTGATTGTACGCAGAGTAACAGATTGGACTTTGCAACGGACGAAGAACTACAAGGAGTAGTGAAA GTAAATCAACTGGAACCACCAGTAGAAGAGGGACAGGTACCAGAGGACTCCGTCCAAGGCACAGACAACCTAGACGACATCAATGCACAATTACTACTTGATCTCCAAGCAGATATTGACTGA
- the LOC140162968 gene encoding transcription termination factor 3, mitochondrial-like: MSTKMAKIICSKMSSLHVRPLYLTTRSLLTQSPQCIMGMCNYSSSRHSHQCIISMRKLELCSEASSVILGHQRKLTLHGKSPINKLFLSGTCSSNFLTNKSLCCKNVHTSISKFNSDVEAKDQDITDREEASNVNPVIANVSPEVNEIQKPVETAQEVTVMQGSDADEFTLDAVPSESEDERDVLAKRKVPKAVEEYAEQPLMPISYTLASYVEQSEVLQKLIQLGVDLSKVEKRRGGVGEKILKMNFDPDVTEKISFLHFVGVESDSLGKFLTKNPHILLEDQENLEKRVKYLTSKKFDQTAIAQIVNRAPYILCFPVERLDNRLGFYQKTFHLTGEELRQIITACPKLATQTLEKAKENIFVLKQQFGFYMDEVKSLVVSHPRILTRGKYKLITVFDYLHNDMGIPHKLILNNPQVFNSRAHQIQERHKFLEHLGRAQYDPKETGYVSLKSMVTLPDEEFCQEIAKSTIEEYNDFLKTV, from the exons ATGTCAACCAAAATGGCGAAGATTATTTGCTCAAAAATGTCTTCATTGCATGTCAGACCTCTGTATCTAACAACCAGATCACTCCTCACGCAGTCaccacaatgcattatgggaatgtGTAACTATAGCAGCAGTCGTCATTCACATCAATGCATTATATCCATGCGAAAACTGGAATTGTGCTCGGAAGCTTCATCAGTAATATTGGGACATCAAAGAAAACTAACATTACATGGCAAATCTCCTATCAATAAGTTATTTTTGTCAGGAACTTGCTCAAGTAATTTTCTTACAAACAAATCTCTATGTTGCAAAAATGTGCACACAAGTATATCAAAATTTAATTCTGATGTTGAAGCTAAAGATCAAGATATAACTGACAGAGAGGAAGCCAGTAATGTCAACCCTGTGATTGCCAATGTCAGCCCTGAAGTAAATGAAATACAAAAGCCAGTAGAGACTGCACAGGAGGTGACAGTAATGCAAGGATCCGATGCAGATGAATTTACCCTTGATGCCGTCCCTTCGGAATCGGAAGACGAACGTGATGTACTAGCCAAAAGGAAGGTACCAAAAGCTGTCGAAGAATATGCAGAACAACCTCTCATGCCAATTTCATACACACTAGCTAGTTATGTGGAGCAATCTGAAGTCCTCCAAAAACTGATCCAACTTGGGGTAGATCTCTCCAAAGTGGAAAAGCGACGTGGAGGAGTCGGCGAGAAGATCTTGAAGATGAACTTTGACCCTGATGTTACCGAGAAGATATCTTTtctgcattttgtcggtgtagaAAGTGACAGTTTGGGCAAATTTTTGACAAAGAACCCTCATATTTTGCTAGAGGATCAGGAGAATTTAGAGAAGAGGGTCAAGTATTTGACGTCAAAGAAATTTGACCAGACAGCCATTGCACAGATTGTCAACAGGGCTCCATATATCCTGTGTTTTCCA GTTGAAAGGCTTGATAACAGACTAGGATTTTACCAGAAAACTTTTCACTTGACCGGAGAGGAACTGCGACAGATAATCACTGCATGCCCAAAG TTGGCAACACAGACATTGGAGAAAGCAAAAGAAAATATCTTTGTATTGAAACAACAGTTTGGTTTTTATATGGATGAGGTGAAATCGTTGGTTGTCAGTCATCCAAGGATACTCACTAGAG GCAAGTATAAGCTGATCACAGTGTTTGATTACCTTCACAATGACATGGGTATTCCACACAAGCTGATCCTCAACAATCCCCAAGTCTTCAATTCCAGGGCTCATCAGATTCAAGAAAGACATAAG TTTCTTGAGCATCTTGGCCGTGCCCAGTATGATCCCAAAGAAACGGGTTACGTCTCACTGAAGAGTATGGTGACACTACCGGATGAAGAATTTTGCCAAGAAATTGCCAAGAGTACCATTGAAGAATACAATGACTTTTTAAAGACAGTTTAA